TCACCGGCGAAGAGCACGACCCGCGGCTGTTCGATCGGCCGCACCGGTACGGCGGACTGTGCCGCCGCCAGCCACTCACCCAGGTCGTCGAGGCGGCCCAGCGCCCCGGGCGGCACGATCTGACGCTCACGGCGCGCCTCGGCGTCACGGCGCACCCCACCGTCGGGGCGCTCGATCAGATCACTGAAGTCGTCGAGATTAAGCGAGCTCATTCGCCGAACAGTACCGGCACCGGTCGAACAGAACGGCGCCACATGGCCACCAGGGACTCCGCCACGTCCCCTCTGCATCGGCGCGACGTCGTTGCACCCAAGATCGGCATCCCATACGTTCCGTTTTGCAGTGGATTGTCGGGGCATGCTCGCACCGTCCTGCCGTATGCCCCCCGTACGCCCCCGCCCTACGCCCTCGCGCCCGGGAGCCGCCCCATGACCGCGACCGCACCCCCCGAAAGAGCCCGCGCCGACTGCGCGTCCACCCTCGGCGCATGCCGGGACCAGCCCTACGTCCCCCGACACCTGGGCCTCACTCGGCTGCCGTCCCGCCGGCTGAGGGCAGCGGCCCGCGCGGCGCTCGCCTTCCCCGAACCGGAGAGCTGGCTGGACGTGGGCACGGGTTACGCCCGCTTCCCGGAGGTGGCGAAGGAACTCTTCCCGTACACGGCGTTCGACGGCCTGGACCCGACCTACCGTGTCCTGCACGCACGCGTGGCCGAGCGGGTGGAGGAGGCCCACGTCGGCAATCTGACGGACGCCCGCATCAGGGCCCGGCTGCGCGCCCGCTACGACATCGTCAGTATGTTCCGCCACCTGGAGCACACCCCGGACCCCCGCGAGGAGCTCCGCGCCGCCCTCACGGTCCTGCGGCCCGGCGGCCACCTCATCCTCGAACTCCCCGACCCGCGCTGCGTGTTCGCCCTGCTGCTCGGCAGATGGTGGACCCCGCACAGCCGCCCCGGCCACCTGCACCTGATGCCCCTGGACACGCTCCGCCAGGAACTGGAGTCCCAGGGCTGCACGGTCCTCTCCACGGACCGCCGCACCCCGCACATCCCGTACGACCTCGCGGCCACGACCTCGCGGACGCTGGCGTTCTTCCTGCCCTCGCCGCTGTCCCGAGCCTGCGCGCCCCTGGTGGCCGTGGCCTGGGCCCTCGACCACATCCTGGCCCCCGTACTACGCCACACCCGCTTCTCGAACACGTACCGCGTCATCGCCCGCAAGGAGCCGACCGCACCGGTGTGAGGTCCTGTCGCTGGACCCGGCCTGCCTGGCACTCAGGTCACCGCAGCGTCCCTGAAGGGGCGCGGGGCTGTAGGGATATGCGGCTCCGCCGCGTGGGCGCGACAAGCCACGACGAAGCCGCAGACGCTCGACTGAAGATCGCGGCACTCTCATCCGCGCAACACCACCGCTTGCCCCGCCACCACCAACACGACCTGCTCGCACTCCGAGGCGAACGCCGCGTTCAGCCGCCCCAGCTCGTCCCGATACCGCCGCCCCGAAGCCGTGGCCGGCACAATCCCCGACCCCACCTCATTGGATACGGCGACGACGGTCCGCCGAGTCGCCCTCACCGCCGCCGTCAGCTCGCGCATGCGATCCCGCAGTGCCCGCTCCCCGCCGTCCGCCCACACCGCGTCGTCCCACGCCCCGACGGAGTCCATGGCTTCCGTCAGCCACAGGGACAGACAGTCGACGAGCAACGGCGCCCCGGGCTCCGCCAGCAGCGGCACCAGGTCGCACGTCTCGGCCGTACGCCACGACCCCGGCCGCCGCTCCCGGTGCGCGGCGACCCGCGCCGCCCACTCCCCGTCGCCGCTCCGGGTGCCGCCGGTCGCCACGTACAGCACGTCCGGGAAGGCCTCCAACCGCCGCTCCGCCTCC
Above is a window of Streptomyces sp. DT2A-34 DNA encoding:
- a CDS encoding class I SAM-dependent methyltransferase; the encoded protein is MTATAPPERARADCASTLGACRDQPYVPRHLGLTRLPSRRLRAAARAALAFPEPESWLDVGTGYARFPEVAKELFPYTAFDGLDPTYRVLHARVAERVEEAHVGNLTDARIRARLRARYDIVSMFRHLEHTPDPREELRAALTVLRPGGHLILELPDPRCVFALLLGRWWTPHSRPGHLHLMPLDTLRQELESQGCTVLSTDRRTPHIPYDLAATTSRTLAFFLPSPLSRACAPLVAVAWALDHILAPVLRHTRFSNTYRVIARKEPTAPV